The Triticum urartu cultivar G1812 chromosome 6, Tu2.1, whole genome shotgun sequence genome includes the window AGTGGTCAGTGACTTAACTGTACGAGCCACTTAATTGAATTCTGACATCCCAAGCCAAAAAAGTGGACTGCAGGAGAGTTGTGTGCCCTGCTTTCCATAGCCGGAAACATAAAATTAGGCACTATGTGATCATCTATTGATGTATAATCATCAGACGATGTGCAGTAATATgcttttttttttcatttcagtAGGTAAACATTATTGCATATGAGTGCAATTGGATATTTACAAAATACAACCCACACTGGTTTTGAAATGATAGTGTACTCTTTTATCCTTTGCTCTGGTGTGCTTATTTTTATACCTATCTTCTTTGAACTAATCACACATGTCAATAATGGTGCAGCCATCTGTCCGTAAGCAACACAATGCTGGATATAAACACAAGGTATTCTTTCTTTTTACCTTCATAGATCTTTTTTATTCTTGTGTGTACACTGTTTTTCATGTGAAACATTTTTAGGCAAATGTTCGTAACTACTATCAGCAATTCGAGGAGCAGCAAACTCAAAGTTTGATTGATCAAAGGATAAAGGAACACCTGGGACAAGCTGCAGCGTTCCAAGTTGGCGCTCCTTTCAACCAACATCTTCTTCAATATCCAGGAAATatgccccgtccccgtcttccgATTCTGCCCACACCCATGATGCAACATGGTTATCCTCAACATCAACAACCTGGTGGGCCATTTGCAAGGCCTCCTATTTTACCAGTTCCTGGGGCTCCAGGTAAACTTCAGTATTGTTTTCATTTTTTATCGTGATTACTTGTATCTATAGTGACATTTTTATTAAAATCGGATAATCCATAACTTCTTTAGTTTGTGCTCCTTTAGATAAACTCAATTGCTTATATATTTCCTGCATGGAAGATAACAATTTACCGGTTGGTATTCCCACAAGGATACAGAAACAGAAAGGTCTATAAGATGGAGAAATTTAGGCTAGTTTCTTTATTGCTTGATTCTGCTTCTTCAGCATATATTTAGTCTTCGTCTTGATCTATTGATTTTATTAATTTTGCTTAGTGGGTCTGAAGAGCAAAACCAGCTGGATACCGCATTGGACGTGTATTACATGGTTTGAACAATCTTGACCATAGTGAGATAGGAATGGACATGGATTTTTGGCTACTAAGCACATATGCACTCTGATAAAAATTAAAATCCGAAAAATAGTGAAACTaatctcatttttttcttttggaAACAAGCATGATTTAGGCGTTGTTTGGATAGTGGAGATTAGCGTTAGGATTATAGAAAAGGAGTTTTTAGCCGATTTTTAGGTAAACCTGTTTTAAGTCTGTTTTTGCGAATAATCAGTTTGTAAAAAACTACGTTTGGTTAGAAAATTCGGAAAACTGGTCCGCCCAGTTCCTTGTTTGGATACCCACAACCAGTAGCTGTTTCTATTCCCATTCTCCTCCCATGACTCCGTGAGTGACTCACACTTTCCCCAAATACACATCATGACGTCATCCAAGCTCGGGGAGATGCTGCTCTCCTCTGATTCTTCCCCCGCTCCGTGACACCGCTGCTCCCTCGTCTCGCCCGTGGAAGTTCCGCGCGCGGACGCCGGCTAGAGCGCGCCTCCGCCCCCCTGATGCCGATTGCTGCTGGACTCCCAGGTCGCAAGGTACACGCCGCCGCGCGCGGACGTCGGCTACTGCGCGCCTCCGCCGGTCCGCCCCTCTGAACTGCTAGGTTGCCAGGCCTCCTACGCTTCGTCCGCCGTCGGCCCCGCACAAGCTCTACCCGGCGAGCGGTCCTGCTTCAGGTCAACTCACAGGCCCTGCCTCCACTCAACGCCGGCCATGCAGGCTGCACGGAAATCAGCCGTTTTACCATTGGACCGGTGGTGCCCGGCGCAGCAGGCTGCACGGAATCACAAACAGCAGAATTGGCGCCAGCTGAGTTTGTTGAGGAAAAGGCGGGGCGGAGAAAAGCAGTTGCATCCGTATGTACTAATCGCGTTTGTGGAAAAACGAGTAATACTCGTTTTCCCATAAACCCGGAATTCTGGGTGTGTGAGAAACGAGTTTTCTATATCCGTGGTGTTGTTAGACGAGCCAAACAAGATTTTGTACAGTTAGGCAGTTTCCTTGGCTTATGTAGATCGCGTTCTCTATATTCCTCTTATCCAAACAACGCCTTAATGTTCTACCTATGCACAAATTTCTGTGAAGAAAAAAACATTTGTAATATTTGGGGCAATAAAACACAATCGATGCTGCAAAAAGGCTAGGTTTTAAAGCATTTAGAGCACCTTTTTAGTTTTTCCCAGCAGACCAGCACAAATGTCATTCCTTCACGGAAATTTACACGTAGGTCGAAAACTAAGAAATGTTTGTCGCcaaaaaaattcagatttttttcTCTTTTTACATGTTTTTGGATTTTTACTGTTCATGGTGAGTGCATTTGAGCTTGGGGCAGAGTAGCACTTTCAGATAGGAATGGACAGCTTAAGCTGAAACTCTGATTGAACTTTCATAGGCACTCAGATGAAAAGGGGTAATTACTTTCTACAAGCATTTTTTTGAATAAAGTAAAAAAAATGTCCACCATTTTTTACAAGTATATTAAAGAAGATACCAGATTCAAAAGTTTCGTTTTGATTACTAAGGTAGTTGATCCTCCAATTTTACGTGAGTATACCTAGATTGAGATTCGATCTTTTTCCATGTTCATATGTGCAAGTTTGTCTTAGATATGGTCACAACACTTAGATTAGTTATTGTATGCTGCATCGATCTTTTTCCATGTTCATATGTGCAAGTTTGTCTTAGATATGGTCACAACACTTAGATTAGTTATTGTATGCTGCATCTCATCCTGGGCTTATAAACATATCAACTTAATAGTATAAGTAGACTGAGTCTGCTACTCCCTCCgtatcaaaatataagacgttttttgacagtgccaaaaaacgtcttatattttgatacagagggagtattaattaCTGTGATGACCCTGAATAAATTACAAATTGATGTGAATTTAAAGGTGGCATATGAATGGCCAGGCCACTTATCCCGTAACACTATTTAAAAACATGAAGGAGATGAAATGTTTTTAATTTCCAGTGTTCTAATAGATTTTATTAGAACAGTGTAAACAATGTATTGAAGggtggggtgtgtgtgtgtgtgggggggggggggggggggggggggggggggggggggggcttggtGCAGCGGTAAAGATGTTGCCTTGTGATCATGAGGTCACGGGAACAGCCTCTTGCAGATATGTAGTGAAAGGCTGCatacaaaagacccaaagtggtCGAACCCTGCGCAAGCAGGAGCTACATGCACCTGACTGCTCTTTTTTTAGCGTAAACAATGTACTGCGGCTTTGTGATTCAGTGGTAATCAACATGTCCTTTTGTTGTTCTGTTGTTAAATGTTTAAACGCGTGCATCCAGTTTATTCATGATGCACTGATACTTCTTTAGTTTCATTATGTAATGATGCCATATAAGATCAGTTGCCACTTATCAGTCAAAAACAGAAAGCCACAAACACGGCTGTCATTCTTTGGCTGCAGACAAAGGAAAGCCACAAACACGACACAGCGGTAAAGCTGTTGCCTTGTAACCTGCTTGAGTTTGGAAAGAGCCTCTTGCAGAAATGTAGGGAAAGTCTGCatacaaaagacccaaagtggtCAGACTGGCTGCTCTTGTGTTTTTATCGTAAACAATTTACTGCGGCTTTGTGATTCAGAGTGGTAATCAACATGTCCTTCTGTTGCGCAACTGTTGCAACCAAATGTTTAGAGGCGCAATCCAGTTTATTCATGATGCACTTATACTTTAGTTTCATTATGTAATGCCACATAACATCAGTTGCCACTTATCAGTCAAACACAGAAAGCCACAAACACGGCTATCAATCTACAATTGAGTGCAGTCAAGGGAACTGCTCACTGTATCTTAGAAAAAAGGAAAAATTCATGTAGCTGTTCTTTATAAGAGTTGAATTTCTATTTTCAGTAAAGCATTCAAACTTCTGAATTTCTTATCATTTGAAATAGTGATTGATAATCTTAAGTGACTATTTTCTACAAATGTTCAGGTTATCCTGGTGCTCCAACCATGCCGCAGCACGGGGGCCCTCCTGGTTCAATGCCTATGCAGGTGGCACCTCTCCCAAGGCCTCCGACACTACCACCTCCAACATCTGGGGCCCCAGGTGCACCCATGTCCAACAACGCATCACCTCCAGGTCCTCCACCGATGTATCAACCAAATCAACCACCAACTGCAGGCTCAACTTCTGGCGCTCCACCCCTGGCCCCAGCGGCCCCTCCACAGGCTGCATTCTCCTATGCACAATCGAATGAAGGCAACCACTGATCTGTTCCTTGGTGGTTATCGAATGAGATTCGAAGAACAGCCGTAACTTGGAAGTTGATGCTTCCTGCCTGTCTGTCTCCTGAATTTCGGAGGCAGTCTGTCTCTTGAAATTTGGAGAATTGTTAAGAAAGGCTTCCTGCAGTAGTATTTTTTGTATTTTAGGTGGTGTAACCTTTACTTCTTAATACACCGACTTCGTATTAGTTTCTTGCCCTTGAAACTTGATAATGGATATAACCCATGGATGGCGTACTTGATGTAGTACATATTTGTCATTAAAACAAATTTATTTGTTGAGATAACACTGGGCTCCTCTTGGCATGGTATCAGTTCACTTGGACGCTATTATCAATGCTACACTTTTACTCGTTTGATTTGCTCGATGTTAATGTGAATATTGGCTGTCAAACTTTCATGTTGACGAAAATTTAAATCTGGTTCGAAAATAACATACAAAGATCCACTTTGTTGACAGAGTTTTTGTCAGAAGTAATTAGCCACGTTTTTTTGAACAACAACAGTTTTTATGCCATTAACAACATTTTACAGAGACCTCGCAAAAAAAACATTTTACAAAGAGTAGTGTGAAAGGTCTCACTTGACATGGCGAGAGCATCTCTCACAGTACAAAGTCATGTGTCTGAAGAGACATTCAGAGAGTCACAAGCCTATTTTTAGTTTTGATCGCTAACTTTGCTTGATGATGCGCTTTAACATTAAAACACCTGTGATACCCTGGTACTGATAAAAGATGGCGACGCTTGAATAGAAGCAATAATGGGCCTTATGTTCCAGTGACCTATGTCTTTGAATATGGAACTCGTCACTGTTGCTGATGCAAATAGGTACTGTGGTTCTGAGATTTGAAAGTATCTACTATCATTGTGGCCAAGAGTAGGCCATATGCTTCAGCTTGGAGAGAAGATGACACCGGGGAAGACATGGCCGAAACCTGTAGCTGCTGACAATGACCATTTCCTCCAAGTTGGATCATCACATCAATACTTGCTGGAGAATGTTGCATATTTGCCTCATTTGTCCAAGCGGCATCAGAGAAGATTCCTTGACCTGCAACTAAAGATGATGCTTGTATGATTATTGGATGTCGTACTACAACAGTTGTTGAGCATTGATCTTGTCATGACATCACCTCCTTAAGCTTTGGGCCTGTAAGATCACATTCGTCACCAGGTATACCTGTGATGGTTGACAACATTTTCTACCAAATAGGGCATCATTTTGTGCTTTCCAAAGGCACCACAAGAAAGTGAATACACTAGTTACATTGATATGGGGATGAGCCGAATCCAATAAAACCTTAATCATTTGTGGAATGGAATGATTATGTTCAGTCAAAGCTTCTGTTCTAATATACCAAGGAGATGAGAACCAAGCAGCCTTTGAGAAAGGCCCTAGAAAAAGCATGTGCATTTCATCCTCTTGGTTGCAACATCTAGTACAATTATCACTAATGTGTTTCGAGAACTTACTTGCACGCTTACCCGTCAGAAGTGCTCGGTGAAGAAGTCTCCATGCGAAAGTTTGAACTCTTGGCTCCAGAGTTTGTCCCTCCAAACCTGATTGAGAAGATTTACAATCTGCTTTGGAACAGATTTTGGTCTCTGATTTGCTGGTAGTACTAGATTATTGAAGCAGTGCTTGTAGGCACTTTTCGAAGAGTGGTCACCTGTAGGGGTTAGTCTCCAAACCAACACATCTTTTCTAGTAGTATTAACAATAGGGGTTTGTAGTATAGCTTGAGCAACATGAGGATGAAACAGAGCGTTGACAAGATGGATGTTCCAAACTTTCTGATTAGGAAACCAAATATCACTATGAATAGCTGGATAAGAGTAAGGTGGCTGCTGGATTATAAGATTCTCATAAATATTTTGCCACTGGGAAAACCAAGGAGTACTCCATATGGAACTACTACCATCTACCAATTGATAAAAGGAGGCAGAAATGAGAAGAGGTCCGACCTTCAGGATAGCAGTCCAGAAGGCTGATTTGGAAACATTGTGTTTAACTCTCCAAATTGATGTGTCACTATGATACTTGGCCTTGAGGATAAGAGAGATGTAACTTTGGGGTTCCTTTGCTAATCTCCAAGCTGCTGACAGAATAAGACTTTGATTTATAGCCTGTAGATTTCGAACACCTAAGCCACCTTTCTTCTTTTCAATACCTATATCAGCCCAAGCTCTTAGACATAAAACTCTTGTTGAAGGATTCTCTCTAACACCTGTCCACCAAAAGTTCCTAACACTGATAcaacgaggtgctatacaaacggtttttaacccctttccgcgacggcgtTCTGAActgtcgcctagtgagtgactgCAATAGGGGGAGGGGGGGTTCTTCCCAGACGAcctagaaaccgtcggggatatgccctcctggcacacacgctcggcaaaatgaagTCGTGTGCGATCGGCGAGCGATCAAATACGGTTATACGTACAATTatgctaaaaaatacaattatacatgcCAAATCATTTCCGGTCATAAGTAcatcctgttggggaacgtagtatttcaaaaatatCCTACGAGAATGCAAGATCTATccaggagaagcatagcaacgcgcggggagagtgtgtccacgcaTCCTCGTAGaacgaaagcagaagcgtttagtaacgcggttgatgtagtcgaacgtcttcatgatccaaccgatcaagtaccgaacgcacgacacctccgtcatctgcacacgttcagctcggtgatgtccctcgtactcttgatccagctgaggccgagggcgagtttcgtcagcacgacggcgtgttgacggtggtgatgaagttaccaacgcagggcttcgcctaagcactacgataatatgatcgaggtgtaaaactgtgtagggggcaccacacacggctaaagatcaacttgtgtgtctttggggtgcctcctgcccacgtatataaaggagggggggagagaaggccggcctaggaggggcgctCCTATAGGGGGGAGTctaactaggattcccaatcctagttggagtccccttccttttccaagaggggagagagggaaggagtaggagagggagaaggaaagaggggggagtcgccccctccctagtccaattcggacaagCCCATGGAGGGGGCCCCTCCCCTTttggcccttctctcctttccactaaggcccatgaaggcccaatactcccccctggcgaattcccgtaactctccggaactccgaaaaatacccgaaccactcagaaccttttcgatgtccgaatatagccttccaatatatctacctttacgtctcgaccatttcaagactcctcgtcatgtctgtgatatcatccgggactccgaacaaacttcggtcatcaaatcacataactcataatacaaatcgtcatcgaacgttaagcgtgcggaccctacgggtacgagaactatgtagatatgaccgagacacatctctggtcaataaccaatagcggaacctggatgctgatattagctcctacatattctatgaagatctttatcggtcaaaccgcataacaacatacgttgttccctttgtcatcagtatgttacttgcccgagattcgatcgtcggtatcatcatacctagttcaatctcgttaccggcaagtctctttactcgtttcgtaatgcatcatcccgtgactaactcattagtcacattgcttgcaaggcttatagtgatgtgcattaccgagatggcccaaagatacctctccgatacacggagtgacaaattctaatctcaatctatgccaacccaacaaacaccttcgaagacatctgtagagcatctttataatcacccagttacgttgtgacgtttgatagcacacaaggtgttcctccactattcgggagtttcataatctcattgtcagaggaacatgtataagtcatgatgaaagcaatagtaataaagctaaacaatcattatgctaagctaacggatgggtcttgtccatcacatcattctctaatgatgtgatcccgttcatcaaatgacaacacatgtctatggtcaggaaacataaccatctttgattaacgagctagtcaagtagagacatactagggacactctgttttgcccatgtattcacacatgtactaagtttccggttaatacaattctagcatgaataataaacatttatcatgatataaggaaatataaataacaactttattattgcctctagggcatatttccttcagtctcccacttgcactagagtcaataatctagttcacatctccatgtgatttaacaccaatagttcaaatcaccatgtgattagtttacatcgccatgtgactaatacccaaagggttttactagagtcaataatctagttcacatcgctatgtgattaacacccaaagagtactaaggtgtgatcatgttttgcttgtgagagaagcttattcaatgggtctgtcacattcagagccgtatgtattttgcaaaatttctatgtctacaatgctctgcatggagctactctagctaattgctcccactttcaatatgtatctagattgagactcagag containing:
- the LOC125513394 gene encoding U1 small nuclear ribonucleoprotein C-1-like; this translates as MPRYYCDYCDTYLTHDSPSVRKQHNAGYKHKANVRNYYQQFEEQQTQSLIDQRIKEHLGQAAAFQVGAPFNQHLLQYPGNMPRPRLPILPTPMMQHGYPQHQQPGGPFARPPILPVPGAPGYPGAPTMPQHGGPPGSMPMQVAPLPRPPTLPPPTSGAPGAPMSNNASPPGPPPMYQPNQPPTAGSTSGAPPLAPAAPPQAAFSYAQSNEGNH